The proteins below come from a single Chthoniobacterales bacterium genomic window:
- a CDS encoding iron-sulfur cluster assembly accessory protein, with protein sequence MEVSPGINYKIGNERLVKVTERAGARLTGLLTKQGRPNGALRVAVIGGGCSGLQYKMDLVDGPANRDILVRSQEVNVVVDPKSALFVSGSELDFSEDLQAGGFKVTNPNAVAHCSCGESFAA encoded by the coding sequence ATGGAAGTCAGCCCCGGCATTAACTACAAAATCGGCAACGAACGCCTCGTGAAAGTCACCGAGCGGGCAGGGGCGCGCTTGACGGGATTGCTCACGAAGCAGGGGCGGCCCAATGGTGCCTTGCGCGTGGCGGTGATCGGCGGCGGCTGCTCGGGGTTGCAATACAAGATGGACCTCGTCGATGGCCCGGCCAACCGCGACATCCTCGTGCGCTCGCAGGAGGTGAATGTGGTCGTCGATCCGAAAAGCGCGCTCTTTGTCAGCGGATCGGAGCTGGATTTCAGCGAGGATCTCCAGGCGGGCGGGTTTAAGGTGACGAACCCGAATGCGGTGGCGCATTGCTCGTGCGGCGAAAGTTTTGCGGCGTAG
- a CDS encoding Hsp70 family protein, with amino-acid sequence MSTQEIIIGIDLGTTNSAVGFMEAGLPFLLADQDGERLTPSVVYFPENDGTPLVGRAASRMRAVRSEATVSSIKRLIGSGENVTINGVVHSPEEISALILTKLKSDAESALTQMVSRAVITVPAYFNDAQRAATKRAGELAGLTVERILNEPTAAALAYGLDKLRDRSKIAVYDFGGGTFDISILELNQGVFEVLSTNGNTQLGGDDLDAALIADCDLAIPDWEKRELVIKAKHRLSNEENVELAILSATGPQSYQLSRIRLEQMARPIIERARVHCVRSLADAGLKPGDLDEVILVGGSTRMPLVRTLVAEWFGKEPNLTQNPDEAVALGATIQAGILSGAVTNITLLDVTPLSLGIETAGGLMNVLIPRNSTIPLKRGEMFTTSANNQTSMVIKVLQGEREMARDNWKLGEFTIDFAPAPRGVARVGVQFEIDANGILHVLARDVATGKDRTLEVTSSVDVADERVEQMIAESVEHAFDDMSERIFTEASLKAKEMLVAVDNALAVLGDEVSADERGQIELLTNEVREAVELGESQRLKRANAALDAGTQNLATLLMERAMAAALEKRGLI; translated from the coding sequence ATGAGCACACAGGAAATCATCATCGGCATCGACCTCGGCACGACGAACTCGGCGGTGGGTTTCATGGAGGCCGGACTTCCATTCTTATTGGCCGACCAAGACGGCGAAAGGCTCACACCCAGCGTGGTTTATTTTCCAGAGAACGATGGAACTCCGCTCGTCGGTCGCGCGGCTTCGCGGATGCGGGCGGTCCGGTCCGAAGCGACGGTTTCCTCGATCAAACGCCTCATCGGCAGTGGAGAAAATGTCACCATCAATGGCGTGGTTCATTCGCCCGAAGAGATTTCGGCGCTGATCCTAACCAAACTCAAATCAGACGCTGAATCGGCTCTCACTCAAATGGTTAGTCGTGCGGTGATTACCGTTCCCGCCTACTTCAACGACGCCCAGCGCGCAGCCACGAAACGCGCCGGGGAATTGGCCGGACTAACTGTGGAGCGCATCCTCAACGAACCCACCGCAGCGGCGCTCGCCTACGGATTGGACAAGCTGCGGGATCGCTCGAAGATCGCCGTTTACGACTTCGGCGGCGGCACGTTTGATATTAGTATTCTGGAGTTGAACCAGGGCGTGTTCGAGGTGCTTTCGACCAATGGCAACACGCAGCTCGGAGGCGACGATCTGGATGCGGCACTGATCGCCGACTGTGATCTAGCTATTCCAGATTGGGAGAAGCGCGAGCTGGTGATCAAAGCCAAGCATCGGCTGTCCAACGAGGAGAACGTGGAGCTGGCCATTCTTTCGGCGACGGGTCCGCAAAGCTACCAGTTGAGTCGCATTCGATTGGAACAGATGGCGCGTCCCATCATCGAGCGCGCGCGGGTTCATTGTGTTAGATCTTTGGCCGATGCCGGATTGAAGCCGGGCGATCTCGATGAAGTGATTCTGGTCGGCGGATCGACCCGGATGCCCTTGGTTAGAACCTTGGTTGCGGAGTGGTTTGGCAAGGAACCCAACCTCACGCAAAATCCCGATGAGGCGGTCGCGCTCGGAGCCACGATTCAGGCGGGAATTCTGAGCGGTGCGGTGACTAACATCACGTTGTTAGACGTCACTCCGCTTTCACTGGGAATCGAAACGGCGGGCGGCCTAATGAATGTTCTCATTCCGAGAAATTCCACGATTCCGCTGAAGCGCGGCGAGATGTTTACCACGAGTGCTAACAATCAGACTTCCATGGTCATCAAAGTCCTCCAGGGCGAGCGCGAGATGGCTAGAGACAATTGGAAACTGGGGGAGTTTACCATCGATTTCGCCCCGGCTCCGCGCGGTGTGGCGCGAGTGGGAGTGCAATTTGAGATCGACGCGAATGGCATTCTCCATGTGCTGGCCCGCGACGTGGCGACGGGGAAAGATCGGACCTTGGAAGTAACCAGCAGTGTCGATGTGGCCGATGAACGCGTGGAGCAAATGATCGCCGAATCGGTGGAGCACGCCTTCGACGACATGAGCGAGCGCATTTTTACCGAGGCGAGCCTGAAGGCGAAAGAAATGTTAGTCGCCGTGGACAATGCTCTGGCGGTGTTAGGAGATGAAGTGAGTGCGGACGAGCGCGGACAGATCGAGCTGCTAACCAACGAAGTTCGCGAGGCGGTCGAGCTGGGGGAAAGTCAGCGGTTGAAACGCGCCAACGCCGCCCTCGATGCCGGCACGCAAAACCTCGCCACGCTGCTGATGGAGCGCGCCATGGCCGCCGCCCTGGAAAAGCGCGGCCTGATTTGA
- a CDS encoding NAD(P)H-dependent oxidoreductase, with amino-acid sequence MTPPKIVAFSGSSRTGSYNRLLLAAAVEAARAAGAEVTVVDLRELALPLMDQDLEAASGLPAGAKKFKSLLLASDGFLIASPEYNSAFTPLLKNAIDWASRTESDDEPALAAYRGKTAALCSASPSALGGLRGLVGLRALLGNIGVLVLPDQVTVSSAYEAFDEAGKLLDPRKAKQIADLAETLVDTIAKLRG; translated from the coding sequence ATGACTCCACCGAAAATCGTCGCCTTCTCCGGCAGCAGCCGCACCGGATCCTACAATCGCCTGTTGCTCGCCGCCGCCGTAGAGGCCGCGCGCGCCGCCGGAGCGGAAGTGACCGTTGTCGATCTGCGCGAACTCGCCCTGCCGCTAATGGATCAGGATCTCGAAGCCGCCAGCGGATTGCCTGCGGGCGCGAAGAAATTCAAGTCGCTCCTGCTCGCCAGCGACGGATTCCTCATCGCCTCGCCGGAATACAACAGCGCATTTACGCCGCTGCTGAAGAACGCCATCGACTGGGCCTCGCGCACGGAGTCCGACGACGAGCCAGCCCTCGCTGCCTATCGCGGGAAAACCGCCGCCCTCTGTTCCGCGTCGCCTAGCGCACTCGGCGGCTTGCGTGGACTCGTCGGTTTGCGCGCTTTGCTCGGCAACATCGGCGTCCTCGTTTTGCCCGATCAAGTCACCGTTTCCAGCGCCTACGAAGCTTTCGACGAGGCTGGAAAACTGCTCGATCCGCGCAAGGCAAAACAGATCGCCGACCTCGCGGAAACCTTGGTTGACACGATCGCCAAGCTGCGAGGTTAG
- a CDS encoding DUF5069 domain-containing protein, with protein MKIPNLRSPHAKVGGIVYFGRMLDKIRLNGAGNLPADYVKNLGGGFDERILNFLHVAYGDVVLETLTGKSDEEMLAWCFANGRVPHAEEIEVWNGFMSKRGWRDEANEILERRKKESGFENRDDIQTMFDYIDADEA; from the coding sequence ATGAAGATTCCCAATTTGCGCAGTCCCCACGCCAAGGTCGGCGGCATCGTTTATTTCGGACGCATGCTCGACAAAATTCGCCTCAATGGAGCCGGTAATCTGCCGGCGGACTATGTGAAAAACCTCGGCGGCGGCTTCGATGAGCGCATTTTGAATTTTCTCCATGTAGCTTACGGCGATGTGGTCCTGGAGACGCTGACGGGAAAATCAGACGAGGAAATGCTGGCCTGGTGCTTCGCCAATGGACGCGTGCCGCACGCGGAGGAGATCGAGGTCTGGAATGGCTTCATGTCGAAGCGCGGCTGGCGCGATGAGGCGAATGAAATTCTCGAGCGGAGGAAGAAAGAATCCGGCTTTGAGAACCGCGACGACATCCAGACGATGTTCGATTATATCGACGCCGACGAGGCGTAG
- a CDS encoding Hsp20/alpha crystallin family protein, translated as MSIIQYRKTPVYHNSPLAQLSELHREMNRLFDGSIFSDGLTGWAPALDVTQDKEQVQVVVELPGLKKEDISLSFQDGVLTISGERKDTTEQKDGETHRSERFFGRFERSVELPVEVNPDRINATYQNGLLTVTLAKAEEAKPKQININVS; from the coding sequence ATGAGCATCATTCAATATCGCAAAACACCCGTTTATCATAATTCGCCTCTGGCGCAGTTGAGCGAACTCCATCGCGAAATGAACCGCCTCTTTGACGGCAGCATTTTCTCCGATGGACTCACCGGCTGGGCTCCAGCCCTGGACGTGACTCAAGACAAGGAACAGGTCCAGGTCGTGGTCGAATTGCCCGGCTTGAAGAAGGAAGACATCTCCCTTTCCTTCCAAGACGGCGTTCTCACGATCAGCGGCGAGCGCAAGGACACGACCGAGCAGAAAGACGGCGAAACCCATCGCAGCGAACGCTTTTTCGGTCGCTTCGAGCGGTCCGTCGAACTTCCAGTCGAGGTCAATCCAGATCGCATCAACGCCACTTACCAGAACGGCCTCCTCACGGTCACTCTGGCCAAGGCGGAGGAAGC